GTGAGACCGAGCAGATCACCGTCGAGCAGCAGGATGACGCGGGCGTCCGTGGCCGCGAGCCCGGCGGCGATCGCACCGCCCTTGCCGAGGTTCTCGATGAGTTCAATGACCCGCGCGCCATGGGCGCGGGCCGCATGCCCGGTGGCGTCCCGCGATCCGTCGCTGACGACGACCACGTCGTCTACGAGGCCGCTGTGCTTCACGGCCGCCACCACGTCGCCGATCGTGCGTTCTTCATTGAAAGCCGGAATGATCGCCGCGACCCGGGGCATATTCCCTCCCGTTCACGGCCATGTTCCCCGATGATCCGGCGTTTCCTCCACTTGGCGCTGTGCGCGCTCGCGATCGCGCTTGCGGCCGGCGCCTTCGGCGCCACGGCGGCGCAGGCCGAAGAAGTGCTCCTGCGCGTCGGCGACGCCGCGGTGCCGCCGGGGACGATCGTCTACGGCGATGCGGTCGTGATCGGCGGCACGCTCGATGTAGGCGGCACGGTGACCGGCAACGCCACCGCGGCCGGGGGGTCCGTACACGTCAGCGGACACGTCGGCGGCGACGTGCGTGCCGCCGGCGGCAATGTCATCCTCGACTCCACGGCCGTCGTCGGCGGGACCGTCCAGGCGTCCGGCGGCAGCGTCCGCATCGCGCCGGGCGCCATCATCCGCAGAGCGCCGCCGGGCCATCCGGCGCCGCAGGCGCCCCCCGTTTCGCCGATACCGCCGATGCCGTTCCCGCCGCCATCGCCCGGGCCCTCACCGTCGCCGCTCCCGTGGCAGTTCCCGGGGCTGCCCTCGTGGATGCCGCCGTTCTTCGGCGTCCTGGCCGTGTGGAAGCTTGTCGGGGGCGTGCTGCTGCTGCTCGCGCTCCTCACTTTCGTCGTGACCGCCTGGGCCACGGCCGCGGTGTTCCCCGGGGTCACCGCGGCGGTCGCGGGCGCCCTCGAGCGGAGTCCCGCCGCATCGGTCCTCGCCGGCGCGCTGGTCTGGCTGCTCATCGGACC
The DNA window shown above is from bacterium and carries:
- a CDS encoding polymer-forming cytoskeletal protein, whose protein sequence is MIRRFLHLALCALAIALAAGAFGATAAQAEEVLLRVGDAAVPPGTIVYGDAVVIGGTLDVGGTVTGNATAAGGSVHVSGHVGGDVRAAGGNVILDSTAVVGGTVQASGGSVRIAPGAIIRRAPPGHPAPQAPPVSPIPPMPFPPPSPGPSPSPLPWQFPGLPSWMPPFFGVLAVWKLVGGVLLLLALLTFVVTAWATAAVFPGVTAAVAGALERSPAASVLAGALVWLLIGPVAVLLVLSVAGILLVLLLVSALLIAIQLGISAVAVLVGHRVRPGRLAVEAAVGALLLAIAFAVPHLGWLAGFAATTWGTGGVVVAIMERRQRHGPVPPAPPTPSSSPPPAVPAPPVA